A stretch of DNA from Thermoanaerobaculia bacterium:
GAAGAACAGGGCAAGGACTAATGCACGAACCAACGATCCCCCGTCTGAATCTGAAATTGATGAACCGCGTCGGCAACGGCCTGTGCCTGAAGGGTGAGATACTCTTCTGACTGAAGCATCTCCACATCCTTGGGGTTGGTGAGAAATCCCAGCTCGATCAGGATCGCCGGCATGGTGGCTCCCATCAACACGCGGAATGGCGCCTGCTTCACGCCTCGTTCCGGTAAACCGGTCGCATCGGCGATCGACCTGGCCGTCAGATCGGCAAGGCTGGCGGATCCTCGAATCGTGGCACTTTGCGCCAGGTCCCAAAGGATGAACTGAATATCGTCGGTCCTGGTCGGAGAGAGATTTTCGTCCTCCGCAAGCACCTGAAGCTGACGATCGACGGTGTCCAGGGTCAGATAGTAGACTTCCGCACCATGGGCTGAGGAGGTGCGGGCGGAGTTGGCATGGATGCTGATAAAGGCATGGGCCCGCACTTCGTTGGCCTTGGCGGTCCGCTCATCCAGATCGATATCGATGTCATCCTGTCGGGTCATTACGACATCGTAGCCGTACTGATCTGCAAGAATCCGACGCACCTTCAAGGCCGCCCGGAGGGTGAGATCCTTTTCCGTCAGACCCTCTCCATTTCTGGCTCCCGTATCTTTTCCGCCGTGGCCGGGATCCAGTACCACGGTAAACCGGGAAGGCGGGGAAGGACTCAAGGGAGGGGTCTGGCGTGCGGGTGTGGTGGAAGAGACCGCTCTGGACGGTGCCCGGGAAATATCCAGGACGATGCGAAAGGGAGACTGCAGTGTGTACGAGCTCACATTGGATCCGGCATTTAAGAGCTGAACAATTATTTCCTGGCGGCCCGGAACGATCGAACGGACAAGGGGATCCTTGATCTCCGGCAACGGGTTCTGGAAATAGAGGGGGCGTCGAAAGGCTATCCGGACCGTGTCATTTTCCGTCTCGACGGAATAGGTGGCCTCCTGTTCAAGCATGATGACAAGCTTCGTAAAACCCGTAAGGTAGTGAAGCTGGACCCCCGTGATCACAAGATCGGAAGCTGTGCGGCGGCTGATAATCAGGGTCTGGGTTCCGCTTCTGCACTGGGCTCCGATGAGTGGGCAGAGGATTCCATCGTAAAAATCGAGGGGAAGGAAGCACTTTTCACCCTGGATGACGGGAGCGGTGGAAAGGGATTTCAATTCACCATCCACGACGACGAACTGACTGTCCGTGCCAAAGACAAGGGTATGGCCTTCGATTTCAATCCGCCACCCCTGGGTCAGTTCGAATTGGCCGAAGGTGGCGCCCAGTTCCCGTACGATGGGCTGAAGTTCGATCAGGGTCGTGCCTCCCTGGGGGAAAGCTGTCGCGGGAACGGGAGCCTGATCGATGATGATCGTAAATGCCAAAAGGAGAGCCAGCACGGATTTATTGTACGATGTTCCCCGGGGTGGCGCAAGACTGCCCTGTTTTGAATGGGTTTTTGTCAGAGAAGGAGCATGCAGTCCCCGTACGAATAGAAACGGTAGCCGGATTGGAGGGCGTGGGCGTAGAGATCGAGAACCCGCTCCCGTCCCGCAAAGGCGGACACCAGCATCAGGAGGGTCGAGCGGGGAAGGTGAAAGTTCGTTAACAGTCCGCCCACCACCTGAAATGGGAATCCGGGTTCAATAAATAAATCGGTGCTCCGCTCCCCGGGCAGGATTTGACCTCTTCCCTGGATGCAGGCCGCTTCCAGGGTGCGAACGGAAGTCGTTCCCACCGCGATGATTCGCCGCCCTTCCTCCATGGCCCGGTTCAATTTCTCTGAAGCTTCCGCTGAAATAAGATACGATTCCCTGTCCATGGGGTGATCGCGGGTGTCTTCCGCCTTCACGGGACGGAACGTGCCCATAGAAACATGGAGGGTGATCGACACGATCTCGATGCCCATGATTCTCAGGGAATCGAGGATATCGGGCGTAAAGTGAAGGCCCGCCGTGGGGGCCGCCACGGAGCCGTTCGCCCTGGCATAGACGGTCTGATACCAGGTCCGGTCTTCCGGTCGATCCTCGCGACGGATATAGGGGGGAAGCGGGATGTGACCGTGACGGTCCAGGATCGTCTGAAAATCGGCGGAGCCTTCCACGATCCTTGTGCCTTCCGCCCCTGTATCGACAATCCGTATCGAATCCCCCCCGGGGAATTCGACCCGGGCCCCGGGAAGGAGCTTCCTTCCCGGCCTTCCCAGAGCGACCCATCGACCCTCCGTCTCCGGTCTGAGCAGGAAGATCTCCACCTTTCCCCCCGTGGGAAGGCTTCCCATGAGCCTGGCCGGAATCACCCGGCTGTCGTTCAGAACGAGAAGATCCCCGGGACGGAGAAAGGAAGAGAACGCTCCGATCGTCGTGTCGATGGGGGTCGCTTCGTCTCTTCGGGAAACCAGCATCCTGGAAGTCCCGCGCGGTGCGGGCTCCTGGGCGATGGCTTCCCCGGGAAGGTCGTAGGCAAAGAGATTTACATCCACGGCGGACTATTATACCCTTGCGCCATGAAAGCTGCAGTCGTCCGGCGATACGGTTCCATCCGCAATATGGAGATTCAGACCTGGCCCGATCCGGTCCCCGGTCCAGGAGAAGTTCTGGTTGCCGTCCGGGCCGTCGGTCTCAATTTCGCCGACATCATGAGCCGCCTGGGTGTCTATCCGAAAACGCCACCCGTTCCCTTCGTTCCGGGTCTCGAGTGCGCCGGAGACGTTGTGGCTGCAGGAGAAGGAGTAAAGCGTCTCAAGATCGGGGATCGAGTCCTCGGGTTCACCGGATTTGGAAGCCATGCCGAACTCGCCTGCCTTCGGGAGGACCTGGCAACCGTCCTTCCCACTGCAATGCCCTGGACCGATGCCGCAGCCCTGATGGTCACCTACCTGACGGCGTACCATGCCCTCTCCCACCTCGCCAACTGCCATCCGGGCGAGCGGGTGCTCATCCATTCCGCCGCGGGAGGTGTCGGGACCGCGGCCATTCAGCTGGGCCGATATTTCAACCTGGACATGATTGGAACGGCCGGCTCGGACGCCAAGTGCGAGGTGGTCAAAAACCTGGGTGCCGACATGGCCATTCACTACGGAAAGGAACGGTTCGATCGAGAGATCCGGGAAAGGTTCGGTCCGGCCTGCCTTGACATCGTCCTGGATGGTGTCGGGGGCTGGGCCTTTCGGCCCGGCTGGAAACTGCTGGCCCCCATGGGTCGCTACGTTCTCTTTGGTCTCTCCAGCGTGACCGGCAGGGGAGGATTGAACCGCCTTCGCGCCCTGGCTCAAATGGTGAAGATGCCCTATCTTCATCCCTTTCCCATGGTTTCAGGGAACCGGGGCATCATGGGATTCAACCTCTCTCTCCTCCTGTCCCGCCGGGACCTCCTCGAGGCCGCGATGAGGAAGATCCTTAAGCTATATGAATCGGAGATCCTCTGTCCCGTGGTGGGCCAGACCTACCCCTTTTCCGAGATCTGCCGGGCCCATGAGGCTCTCCAGGGAAGAGAAACCATTGGAAAGGTCGTGGTTCTCATCGAGTGAAGCCCGGGTAAGAGGGAAGTCTAGTACAATAGGTACCGCCATGAAACTCGGCCTCTATTCCAGATTCACCCGCCCCTTCACGCTCCTCCCCCCCCTCATGGGCATCCTGTCCGGTGCGGTATGCGCCTTCGGGTCGATTCATAATCCCGACCCGGAAAGGCGGATCACGCTTTCCCTTGTCCTTGTGATCGTCCTGGGTTCCCTCTGCGCCTCCCTTCTCAATGCGGCCTCCAACGTCATCAACCAGATCTATGACCTGGAAATCGATCGGAAGAACAAACCGTCCCGCCCCCTCGTCACGGGAGAGATCTCCATGCGCAGTGCCTGGATCTATGGATTGTGGCTCTACGTCCTGGCCCTGGTTCCCACATGGCTTGTGGTTACCTATCCCTACACAACCTGGAGTCAGAAGTTTTCCGCACCGCTCATCCGACATGAAACCTTTTTCATCTATCTCGTCGGGCTCCTCTTTACCTTCATCTATTCCGCTCCCTTCCTTGGACGGACCAAACGGCTGGGGATCTGGGCCAATATTACGATCGCCATCCCCCGGGGAGTACTCCTGAAGGTGGCGGGCTGGACCTTTGTGGCGTCCATGTTCTCCACGGAACCCTGGTTTATTGGATCGATCTTCGGTCTCTTTCTCCTGGGGGCATCCTCCACGAAGGACTTTTCCGACATGGAAGGCGACCGTTTGGGGGGGTGCATTACCATGCCGATCCGCTACGGCGTCCGTAAGGCGGTCTACATGATTTCCCCCTCCTTCATCTTCCCCTGGCTGCTCATGCCTCTGGGGGCGTGGATGAAGGACCCTCTCTCCCCCGAGCACACGATCCTGACGGGAAATCCCTATATTCTCACCGGGCTTGGCATCGGGCTGTGCCTCTGGGGAATCTACACCGTGTCCCTCCTTCTGAAAGACCCCGACGCGCTAGCCACCGTGGAGAATCACCCATCCTGGACTCACATGTACGCCATGATGATGGCCGCCCAGGTCGGCTTCGCCCTGGCCTATCTCTTCTGAATTTTCATCTCCCAAAAAATTAGGGACTGTCCCGGGTTTATTGGGGGACATGTACTTGTTACGTGTCCCCGGATTATAAGACGAATTAATCAACTTAACCATTAACAACAGATGATCAGGCTATAATAACCATAACTACTCATGGGTATCGCACGTTATATCTGCAAACGGTTGTCCACTTGGCGCGCAAGGATTACAGCGGTATGTATTATCCTGCTCTTCCTTATGGTGGGCTTTGTTGCCATGAATACTTATCAGTTTCGGTACACGGGGTTCTGTCCTTCGTGTGGAAGCACATTCCGGGCATCGACATGGATGATTTGTTTTTTCCCTGAAGAGTTACCCCCGATCGATGAACCAGTTTGGCAAGGATTTCATAGACTGTTAATAGAGCCCTCTCCCGCATATAATGATTTTTTGTTGCGTCATCACGAGCACGATTTCTATTTCACACAGGGAAATCCGTTTCGGATGGGGTTTTTATGGGCCGGTTGTGCAACGGGTGGAATAGACAGGGATACAAGTGGAAATCAAAACGACCTTCTGTATCTATACAACCAAAACAAGAGGTTCCGGAAGTACATTAAAGAAAAGATCCATAATGGTGAACTGACCCGGCAGGACATGGTGAATGTTCTTTCCCCACCCAGGTTAAATCAGAATCAAAATTCAGAAACGGAAGGTAGCGAAAAATCAAGGATTTCACGAAAACTAATTGAACAATGGAAATTGCAAGCTGAGCTATCAAGTGAAAGGAAATAGACTGAGAAATTTCTTGACAATAACATATTTCGGGAGTAGGTTTTATTTATGACTCGGGGGGAATTATTGAAGGATGAATAATCGCAAAATTCCTTGGGTGAGGTGTTATGGTCAATAACACCAGCGAAATTGAAAAGAGGTTATGGGGTGCGGCGGATGAGCTGAGGGCGAACTCGCGGCTGAAGGCGTCGGAGTGAGGCCATGAATCGACGTGATCTCGAGATCCTCATCCAGGAAGGGGAAGGTACAACACTGGAGTTCAAGGAGAGCCTCTCAGGTGCGCTCTCGCGGGAACTGGTGGCCATGGCCAATACGATCGGGGGGAAGATCCTGCTTGGTGTGCGCGACGACGGTACGATGGCAGGAGTAAGAGATTCGAACCGCCTCCGCGCGCAAGTCCAGGATCTCGCCCGCAATTGCGATCCACCTGTCAACATTCTCATCACACCGCTGGATAACATTCTTGTGATCAGTGTACGGGAGAGCGAAAACAAACCAGTCCAATGCAGTGAAGGATTCTTCTGGCGGCAGGGAGCCGCAACACAGAAACTCACCCGCGAGGAGATCCTTGACTTTTTCCGCTTCGAGGGAGCGGTTCGGTTCGATATGACACCCTGCCCCGATTTTCATTATCCGCAGGACTTCGAACGCGACAGGTACGACACCTGGCTGAAACTATCCGGCATCACCGGCCGGTTGAAGACCGAAGACGTGCTGGTCAACATCGAGGCGGCCGAACGATCGGGTGGAACCCTTCTATTCCGCAACGCCGGTGTCCTTTTCTTCGCCAAAAACGTGCGGCACTTCTTTAACCAGGCCTACGTTACCTGCCTGTTGGCAAAAGGAACGGATAAGGTCAACATTCTCGACCGGAAAGACTTCGATGGAGGGATCGTCAAAGATATTGAAGATGCGCTCCGTTTTATTGAACGTAATACCCGTACCGCCTACCGGATTGAACAACTCAGGCGTGAGAATATCCCGGAATACCCGATGAAAGCTCTTCGAGAAGCCGTCACCAACGCGGTCATGCACCGTGACTGGTTCATGGAGGGTGTCAACATCTTCGTCGAAATCTATGACGATCGGATCGAAGTCGTAAGCCCCGGCGGACTGCCAAAGGGAATGACACTTGCAGACCTGGGGACCAGGAGCGTCAGGCGAAACGCACTCATCGCCGACCTTTTGCACCGCATCGGATACATTGAGAAAGCAGGAACAGGGGTAAAAAGGATCCGTGAAGAAGCACGAAAGGGAGGCTACCCCCTGCCGACCTGGGAGGCAAACGACTTTGTCACAACTGTGTTCCGGCCGAACCCTGAAGTACGGCATGAGGTTGGCCAGACTTGGGCCCAGTCAGGGGCCCAGTCGGGACCAAGTCGGGACCAAGTCGAAATACTGAGAAACTGCCTGATCGAGAAGGCTTTAACCGATCTGTTGGAAATCGTCGGCCGCACCAACCGGACCAAGTTTAGGGACCAGGTACTCAAACCGCTACTGCAAGCAGGATGGTTGGAAATGACTATCCCGGACAAACCACGCAGCAGTAAACAACGCTACCGTTTGACCGAGGCAGGCCGCACATACCTGAACAACCAGCAGGATGAGGAATCTGCTGACCACGTAGAGGGGTAAAATTGACCATGGCTAACAATACAAGCGAAATTGAAAAGAGGCTGTGGGGTGCGGCGGATGAGCTGAGGGACATGGGGGAACGAGGCAGCGACCTTTTACAGTTATACTTTTGCGGAGAGGAGATCTGACATGGCCAAGAACAACAACGGAGCCAACATCGGTTTCGAACGGGAATTGTGGCAGACCGCCGACGCGCTCCGCTCCAACATGGATGCTGCTGAATATAAACACGTCGTGCTCGGCCTGATCTTCCTCAAATACATTTCCGATGCCTTCGAGGAGCAGTCTGCCAGGCTCGACCGGATCATCTGGGCCAATCTGGAGGACATCGGCTATGGCGGGTGAAATAAAGTTATTTAACGATTCGCCGGTTTCTTTTAATAACGGTCAGCCTTATTTAACGAACGTTGAACAAGGAGCCGCTGCGATATGAAAAGGAAAGTGACAGGATCTTACGTAACAGCAAATGTCGCCGGCGAACAGATCCGGGCCTTCATCCCCCATCCCTTGCCCCCCAATCCGTCCCTTGAACTGAACGACCAACGCCAGCGATTACTGGAACGCGCCACGCTGGCCCTGGGGCGCCTGGACAGCATTACCCTACTCTTGCCTGATCCCGACCTTTTCCTCTATGCCTATGTTCGCCGTGAGGCAGTGCTCTCTTCGCAAATCGAGGGCACGCAATCATCCTTGGCTCAACTGCTGCTCTTTGAATTGGAAGAAGCGCCGGGCGTCCCTTTAGATGATGTGACGGAAGTCTCCAATTATGTCGCGGCGCTCAACCACGGTATGGCTCGAATGAAAGAGGGCTTCCCTCTCTCCAATCGCTTGATACGGGAGATGCACGCCATCCTCCTTTCGCGCGGCAGAGGCAGCGAAAAATCTCCGGGGGATTTTCGGCGATCGCAAAACT
This window harbors:
- a CDS encoding N-acetylmuramoyl-L-alanine amidase, encoding MLALLLAFTIIIDQAPVPATAFPQGGTTLIELQPIVRELGATFGQFELTQGWRIEIEGHTLVFGTDSQFVVVDGELKSLSTAPVIQGEKCFLPLDFYDGILCPLIGAQCRSGTQTLIISRRTASDLVITGVQLHYLTGFTKLVIMLEQEATYSVETENDTVRIAFRRPLYFQNPLPEIKDPLVRSIVPGRQEIIVQLLNAGSNVSSYTLQSPFRIVLDISRAPSRAVSSTTPARQTPPLSPSPPSRFTVVLDPGHGGKDTGARNGEGLTEKDLTLRAALKVRRILADQYGYDVVMTRQDDIDIDLDERTAKANEVRAHAFISIHANSARTSSAHGAEVYYLTLDTVDRQLQVLAEDENLSPTRTDDIQFILWDLAQSATIRGSASLADLTARSIADATGLPERGVKQAPFRVLMGATMPAILIELGFLTNPKDVEMLQSEEYLTLQAQAVADAVHQFQIQTGDRWFVH
- the queA gene encoding tRNA preQ1(34) S-adenosylmethionine ribosyltransferase-isomerase QueA yields the protein MDVNLFAYDLPGEAIAQEPAPRGTSRMLVSRRDEATPIDTTIGAFSSFLRPGDLLVLNDSRVIPARLMGSLPTGGKVEIFLLRPETEGRWVALGRPGRKLLPGARVEFPGGDSIRIVDTGAEGTRIVEGSADFQTILDRHGHIPLPPYIRREDRPEDRTWYQTVYARANGSVAAPTAGLHFTPDILDSLRIMGIEIVSITLHVSMGTFRPVKAEDTRDHPMDRESYLISAEASEKLNRAMEEGRRIIAVGTTSVRTLEAACIQGRGQILPGERSTDLFIEPGFPFQVVGGLLTNFHLPRSTLLMLVSAFAGRERVLDLYAHALQSGYRFYSYGDCMLLL
- a CDS encoding zinc-binding dehydrogenase; protein product: MKAAVVRRYGSIRNMEIQTWPDPVPGPGEVLVAVRAVGLNFADIMSRLGVYPKTPPVPFVPGLECAGDVVAAGEGVKRLKIGDRVLGFTGFGSHAELACLREDLATVLPTAMPWTDAAALMVTYLTAYHALSHLANCHPGERVLIHSAAGGVGTAAIQLGRYFNLDMIGTAGSDAKCEVVKNLGADMAIHYGKERFDREIRERFGPACLDIVLDGVGGWAFRPGWKLLAPMGRYVLFGLSSVTGRGGLNRLRALAQMVKMPYLHPFPMVSGNRGIMGFNLSLLLSRRDLLEAAMRKILKLYESEILCPVVGQTYPFSEICRAHEALQGRETIGKVVVLIE
- a CDS encoding UbiA family prenyltransferase, coding for MKLGLYSRFTRPFTLLPPLMGILSGAVCAFGSIHNPDPERRITLSLVLVIVLGSLCASLLNAASNVINQIYDLEIDRKNKPSRPLVTGEISMRSAWIYGLWLYVLALVPTWLVVTYPYTTWSQKFSAPLIRHETFFIYLVGLLFTFIYSAPFLGRTKRLGIWANITIAIPRGVLLKVAGWTFVASMFSTEPWFIGSIFGLFLLGASSTKDFSDMEGDRLGGCITMPIRYGVRKAVYMISPSFIFPWLLMPLGAWMKDPLSPEHTILTGNPYILTGLGIGLCLWGIYTVSLLLKDPDALATVENHPSWTHMYAMMMAAQVGFALAYLF
- a CDS encoding ATP-binding protein — its product is MNRRDLEILIQEGEGTTLEFKESLSGALSRELVAMANTIGGKILLGVRDDGTMAGVRDSNRLRAQVQDLARNCDPPVNILITPLDNILVISVRESENKPVQCSEGFFWRQGAATQKLTREEILDFFRFEGAVRFDMTPCPDFHYPQDFERDRYDTWLKLSGITGRLKTEDVLVNIEAAERSGGTLLFRNAGVLFFAKNVRHFFNQAYVTCLLAKGTDKVNILDRKDFDGGIVKDIEDALRFIERNTRTAYRIEQLRRENIPEYPMKALREAVTNAVMHRDWFMEGVNIFVEIYDDRIEVVSPGGLPKGMTLADLGTRSVRRNALIADLLHRIGYIEKAGTGVKRIREEARKGGYPLPTWEANDFVTTVFRPNPEVRHEVGQTWAQSGAQSGPSRDQVEILRNCLIEKALTDLLEIVGRTNRTKFRDQVLKPLLQAGWLEMTIPDKPRSSKQRYRLTEAGRTYLNNQQDEESADHVEG